The following coding sequences lie in one Danio rerio strain Tuebingen ecotype United States chromosome 3, GRCz12tu, whole genome shotgun sequence genomic window:
- the zmp:0000001228 gene encoding uncharacterized protein zmp:0000001228: MSDPEPCRIKPEDTEQQIDLIEENVASKEEEHHVKVEEKYLKIHMSMIHTGEKSLTCTQCGKSFSQLSNLNKHMKIHTGEKPFTCTQCGKSFIQSSSLNLHMMIHTGEKPFTCTQCGKSFIQSSSLNLHMRIHTGEKPFRCTQCGKSFSQSSSLNLHMRIHTGKKPFTCTQCGKSFNQSSNLNQHMKIHTGEKPFTCIQCGKSFSQSSNLNHHMRIHTGEKPFTCTRCGKGFSQSSSLNLHMRIHTGEKPFRCTQCGKSFGRSSQHDIHMKSHTGVREYVCFECEKTFITSGELKLHQRNHAGEKPYKCSHCDKRFNQSEHLKRHERTHTGEKPYMCSHCNKRFSQLPHLKTHERIHTGEKPYRCDQCLQSFAHLVQLKKHMDQKLHT, translated from the exons atgagtgatccagaaccctgcagaattaaacctGAAGATACTGAACAACAAATAG acctaattgaagaaaATGTGGCGAGTAAAGAGGAAGAACATCATGTCAAAGTTGAGGAAAAatatcttaagattcacatgagtatgattcacactggagaaaaatcattgacatgcactcagtgtgggaagagctttaGCCAATtatcaaaccttaataaacacatgaagatccacactggagagaaaccattcacctgcactcagtgcgggaagagtttcatccaatCATCATCTCTcaatctacacatgatgatccacactggagagaaaccattcacgtgcactcagtgtggcaAGAGCTTCATCCAATCATCGTCCCTTAATCTACAtatgagaatccacactggagagaaaccattcagatgcactcagtgtgggaagagtttcagccaatcatcatcccttaatctacacatgaggattcacactggaaagaaaccattcacatgtactcagtgtgggaagagcttcaaccaatcatcaaaccttaatcaacacatgaagattcacactggagaaaaaccattcacgtgcattcagtgtggaaagagtttcagccaatcatcaaaccttaatcaccacatgaggatccacactggagagaaaccattcacatgtactcgGTGTGGGAAGGGTTTCAGCCagtcatcatcccttaatctacacatgaggatccacactggagagaaaccattcagatgcactcagtgtgggaagagtttcggTCGATCATCACAGCATGATATACACATGAAGAgccacactggtgtgagagagtatgtttgctttgagtgtgagaaaaCCTTTATTACATCTGGAGAGTTGAAACTGCACCAGAGGAATCACGCTGgggagaaaccgtacaagtgttcacactgcgacaagaggtttaatcagtcAGAACATCTGAAAAGacatgagaggactcacactggagagaaaccgtacatgtgttcacactgcaacaaGAGATTCAGTCAGTTACCACAtttgaaaacacatgagaggattcacactggagagaaaccgtacagatgtgatcagtgtctacagagtttcGCTCATTTGGtgcagcttaagaaacacatggaCCAAAAGCTGCACACATGA
- the LOC110437855 gene encoding uncharacterized protein, with amino-acid sequence MEETHHVKMRGKAHSPKRKDKKWVTCTQCGKSLANKKNLKIHMMIHTGEKPFTCSQCGKSFRDPSSLNRHMLIHSGKKTHTCGQCGKSFLLASSLNKHFRVHIKGKPSCSLCGKSFANEVNLRNHQKIHTSVREYVCSECEKTFFTAANLQQHQMIHTGEKPYKCSHCDKRFSQTSHLKAHERTHTGVKPYKCSHCDKRFNQLGAQKTHERIHTGEKPYKCSHCSKRFSHLLSLKAHESIHTGEKPYKCSHCDKRFSQLPHLKSHERIHTGEKPYKCSHCDKRFNRLGSQKRHERTHTGEKPNKCSHCGKRFSQLSHLKVHERIHTGEKQVRFSQSETLKNAQECHV; translated from the coding sequence ATGGAGGAGACACACCATGTTAAAATGAGAGGAAAAGCTCACTCACCGAAGAGAAAAGACAAAAAATGggtcacctgcactcagtgtgggaagagtctGGCAAACAAAAAGAATCTCAAGatccacatgatgatccacactggagagaaaccattcacatgttctcagtgtgggaagagtttcagggaCCCATCATCCCTTAATAGACACATGTTGATCCACTCtggaaagaaaacacacacatgtggTCAATGCGGAAAATCATTTCTGTTGGCTTCAAGCCTGAATAAACACTTTAGAGTTCATATAAAGGGGAAGCCTTCATGCTCtttgtgtggaaagagttttgcaaATGAAGTAAATTTAAGAAatcatcagaagatccacaccagtgtgagagagtatgtgtgctctgagtgtgagaagactttttttACTGCTGCAAACTTACAACAACAccagatgattcacactggagagaaaccgtacaagtgttcacactgcgacaagagattcagtcagACCTCACATCTGAAAGCACATGAGAGGACGCACACTGGAGtaaaaccgtacaagtgttcacactgcgacaaaagATTCAATCAGTTAGGAGCCcagaaaacacatgagaggatacacactggagagaaaccttacaagtgttcacactgcagtaAAAGATTCAGTCATTTATTAAGCCTGAAAGCACATGAGAgcattcacactggagagaaaccgtacaagtgttcacactgtgacaaaaGATTCAGTCAGTTACCACATCTGAAatcacatgagaggattcacacgggagagaaaccttacaagtgttcacactgcgacaagagattcaatCGGTTAGGAAGCCAGAAAAGACATGAGAggactcacaccggagagaaacctaataagtgttcacactgcggcaAGAGATTCAGTCAGTTATCACATTTGAAAgtacatgagaggattcacactggagagaaacaaGTGAGATTCAGTCAGTCAGAAACATTGAAAAACGCACAAGAGTGTCACGtctga